The sequence TAGCAAAGTGGTTAGTTCCTTAGTTGTTTAGAAGTGACATTATAGATGTTTTATTGTAAAAGTATGATAAAGTGAAAATATTTTATTACATTTGGTCATTTTTGAAAAAAGAGTATAATTACAAAATTTTACAAAAAGGGAGTAGATTTGTCAAAAAAAGCTGTTTTAGTCATAACAGATGGCATAGGTTATAGCACAAAAAACGAGCATAACGCATTTTACAAAGCTAAAAAACCTACTTATGACAAACTTTTTAAAGAAGTGCCACACTCTTTTATAGAGACCTCAGGACTAAGTGTTGGTCTTCCTAAAGGGCAGATGGGAAATTCTGAGGTTGGTCATATGAGCATAGGAAGTGGCAGAGTTTTGTATCAAGATCTTGTTAAAATCTCTTTAGCATTAAGCGAGAAAACACTAGAATCAAATGAAGTTTTACAATCACTTTTTAACAAATCATCAAGACTACATCTCATTGGGCTTATGAGTGATGGCGGAGTTCACTCTCACATAGACCATTTTATAGGGCTTGCAAATATTGCAGCAAAAAACAATAAAGAAGTTTTTTTGCATCTTATAACAGATGGTAGAGATGTCTCTCCAACTTCTGCAAAAAGGTTCCTTGAATCTTTAGAGTCCCAAATAGATAAAAGTGTAAAGATAGCAACTATTTCTGGGCGCTTTTTTGCAATGGATAGAGATAACCGCTGGGATAGAGTCCAAAAAGCCTATGAAGCTATGGTAGACGCAAAGCCAAAAACAAACTTAAGTGCAAGTTCTTATATAGACACATCTTATGCTAAAGGCGAGACGGATGAGTTTATAGAGCCTGTCGCATTTGAAGATTATAACGGTGTTACAGATGGAGATAGCATCTTAACTATAAACTTTAGAAGTGATAGGATGAGAGAGCTAGTAACTGCTCTTGGAAGTAGTAAATTTGATAGCTTTAAAGGCACTAAAAAAAGAGTTAATTTAGCGACTATGACAGAGTATGATAAATCTTTTTCTTATCCAGTTTTGTTTTTAAAAGAGCCTCCAAAAAATACTCTAGCTGAGGTAATAGCGTCAAAGGGATTAAGACAACTCCACACAGCTGAGACAGAAAAGTATGCTCATGTTACATTTTTTCTAAATGGCGGTATCGATGAGCCTTATGAGAATGAGACAAGAGTTCTTATCCCCTCACCTGATGTAAAAACTTACGATATGAAACCAGAGATGAGTGCAAAAGAGGTTGGGGATGTTGTTCTTAGTGCTATGGGTGAGGAGTATGACTTT is a genomic window of Sulfurimonas hongkongensis containing:
- the gpmI gene encoding 2,3-bisphosphoglycerate-independent phosphoglycerate mutase: MSKKAVLVITDGIGYSTKNEHNAFYKAKKPTYDKLFKEVPHSFIETSGLSVGLPKGQMGNSEVGHMSIGSGRVLYQDLVKISLALSEKTLESNEVLQSLFNKSSRLHLIGLMSDGGVHSHIDHFIGLANIAAKNNKEVFLHLITDGRDVSPTSAKRFLESLESQIDKSVKIATISGRFFAMDRDNRWDRVQKAYEAMVDAKPKTNLSASSYIDTSYAKGETDEFIEPVAFEDYNGVTDGDSILTINFRSDRMRELVTALGSSKFDSFKGTKKRVNLATMTEYDKSFSYPVLFLKEPPKNTLAEVIASKGLRQLHTAETEKYAHVTFFLNGGIDEPYENETRVLIPSPDVKTYDMKPEMSAKEVGDVVLSAMGEEYDFVVVNFANGDMVGHTGNEKAAILAVEAVDAELGRILKCAKEQGYSVVITSDHGNCEEMKNDDGSILTNHTVGKVWCFVVAQGVTKVEDGGLNNIAPTVLKLMDIEIPKEMDSSLV